The DNA sequence AGATAATTTACAGTCTTGACACGAGCGCGCTAATTGCCGCCTTTCATGAACGATACCCAATCGAAAACTTCCCTTCTTTGTGGGATAAAATTGAGGAACTGATAAAACACGGTCGGCTGAAAATGTCGCAAATTGTTTTCGATGAAGCAATGAGAGATACAGATATAAAACAATGGTGCGATGAGTATCAATTAAAGCCAGACTTTCAAGTACCAATCGATGAATTAGTACAGGAGCAAGTCAGCGAAGT is a window from the Candidatus Poribacteria bacterium genome containing:
- a CDS encoding DUF4411 family protein; this translates as MNSLLTHDQIIYSLDTSALIAAFHERYPIENFPSLWDKIEELIKHGRLKMSQIVFDEAMRDTDIKQWCDEYQLKPDFQVPIDELVQEQVSEV